In a single window of the Callithrix jacchus isolate 240 chromosome 1, calJac240_pri, whole genome shotgun sequence genome:
- the C1H9orf50 gene encoding uncharacterized protein C9orf50 homolog isoform X1, producing MFRRRPRPGAQEVAPKEPPGDGDFRRSHPRLPKLTPPPLRAAQGARGSGGSRIPRGGAAWWPEGDAEPGVGVGSPPPRLPALPTATRRAAGKRGLLQSLLLPPLLSDSASRTSAPRQPGPGERERPWRGVAREDPSFLGAFLGELLPSRFREFLHQLREKCTDEEPLSEAPQGPGAFPVGGGPCVPAPPTSTTQAQKDASVSRVSQSPRNLSLTASLPSPRGRPHSVAPAPRRPRKDVPQPMLTLFPPASGSSILSTATSKGCVRALPGGSAASQPLIPPRPVTPALGSLKADRPQFSTVRKASHRPSGKGSGPHRPRCPFRVRFADETLQDTLLRYWERQCSVTQSVTVNRKATRPVASEREFGNIGKWLQSLHKALYPEAKEETLASSSCWHCAGLPSQKTQGDLSEDTSMNSSLPFSSWKKDAAQRPRRGLQAFLDPHGLLEQVGKQPCSWSQKLESFLPSLVLQSVLKQGRPEEYSLLLPSPTLHRAQR from the exons ATGTTTCGGCGTCGCCCCCGCCCAGGGGCCCAGGAGGTGGCGCCCAAGGAGCCCCCTGGCGACGGCGACTTCCGACGGAGTCACCCGCGGCTGCCCAAGCTGACCCCGCCCCCGCTCCGAGCGGCCCAGGGCGCGCGGGGTTCCGGGGGCTCGAGGATCCCGCGGGGCGGCGCCGCGTGGTGGCCAGAAGGGGACGCCGAGCCCGGGGTGGGCGTCGGGAGCCCCCCGCCGCGCCTGCCCGCCCTGCCCACCGCGACCCGGCGAGCGGCGGGGAAGCGGGGGCTGCTGCAGTCCCTGCTGCTGCCGCCCCTGCTCTCGGACAGCGCGTCCCGGACATCGGCGCCCAGGCAGCCCGGGCCAGGCGAGCGCGAGCGCCCCTGGAGGGGCGTGGCCAGGGAGGACCCCAGCTTCCTGGGCGCCTTCCTAGGAGAGCTCCTCCCCAGCAGGTTCCGTGAGTTCCTGCACCAGCTCCGGGAGAAGTGCACGGACGAGGAGCCACTGAGTGAGGCCCCGCAGGGCCCCGGGGCATTTCCGGTAGGGGGTGGGCCCTGTGTCCCCGcaccccccacctccaccactcaggcTCAGAAGGATGCTAGTGTTAGCCGGGTATCTCAGAGCCCTCGCAACCTCTCCTTGACGGCGAGTCTGCCATCACCCCGAGGCAGGCCTCACTCAGTGGCTCCGGCTCCTCGTCGTCCTAGGAAGGACGTCCCCCAGCCGATGCTCACCCTGTTTCCTCCCGCATCTGGCTCCAGCATCCTCAGCACCGCAACATCAAAGGGGTGTGTTAGAGCACTGCCGGGGGGCTCCGCAGCGTCCCAACCGCTCATTCCTCCCAGACCTGTG ACACCTGCTCTGGGGTCCCTGAAGGCTGATCGCCCCCAATTCAGCACCGTCAGAAAGGCCAGCCA caGGCCCTCTGGGAAAGGCTCAGGGCCCCACAGGCCTCGCTGCCCTTTCCGGGTGCGATTTGCTGACGAGACCCTGCAGGACACCCTGCTCCGCTACTGGGAGCGCCAATGCTCAG TCACACAGAGCGTCACTGTGAACCGGAAGGCCACCCGGCCAGTGGCTTCGGAGCGGGAGTTTGGGAACATTGGAAAATGGCTACAGAGTTTGCACAAAGCCCTGTACCCTGAGGCCAAGGAGGAGACCCTGGCCAGCTCCTCATGCTGGCACTGCGCTGGCCT GCCCTCCCAGAAGACACAGGGCGACCTTTCTGAGGACACCTCCATGAACAGCAGCCTGCCTTTCTCTTCATGGAAGAAGGATGCTGCTCAGAGGCCGCGAAGGGGCCTCCAAGCCTTCTTGGACCCCCACGGCCTCCTGGAGCAGGTGGGCAAACAGCCTTGTTCCTGGAGTCAGAAGCTG GAGTCCTTCCTTCCCAGCCTGGTGCTTCAGTCGGTCCTGAAGCAAGGCCGCCCTGAGGAGTACTCTCTCCTCTTGCCCTCCCCAACACTGCATCGAGCTCAGAGGTGA
- the C1H9orf50 gene encoding uncharacterized protein C9orf50 homolog isoform X3, whose protein sequence is MFRRRPRPGAQEVAPKEPPGDGDFRRSHPRLPKLTPPPLRAAQGARGSGGSRIPRGGAAWWPEGDAEPGVGVGSPPPRLPALPTATRRAAGKRGLLQSLLLPPLLSDSASRTSAPRQPGPGERERPWRGVAREDPSFLGAFLGELLPSRFREFLHQLREKCTDEEPLSEAPQGPGAFPVGGGPCVPAPPTSTTQAQKDASVSRVSQSPRNLSLTASLPSPRGRPHSVAPAPRRPRKDVPQPMLTLFPPASGSSILSTATSKGCVRALPGGSAASQPLIPPRPVTPALGSLKADRPQFSTVRKASHRPSGKGSGPHRPRCPFRVRFADETLQDTLLRYWERQCSVTQSVTVNRKATRPVASEREFGNIGKWLQSLHKALYPEAKEETLASSSCWHCAGLPSQKTQGDLSEDTSMNSSLPFSSWKKDAAQRPRRGLQAFLDPHGLLEQESFLPSLVLQSVLKQGRPEEYSLLLPSPTLHRAQR, encoded by the exons ATGTTTCGGCGTCGCCCCCGCCCAGGGGCCCAGGAGGTGGCGCCCAAGGAGCCCCCTGGCGACGGCGACTTCCGACGGAGTCACCCGCGGCTGCCCAAGCTGACCCCGCCCCCGCTCCGAGCGGCCCAGGGCGCGCGGGGTTCCGGGGGCTCGAGGATCCCGCGGGGCGGCGCCGCGTGGTGGCCAGAAGGGGACGCCGAGCCCGGGGTGGGCGTCGGGAGCCCCCCGCCGCGCCTGCCCGCCCTGCCCACCGCGACCCGGCGAGCGGCGGGGAAGCGGGGGCTGCTGCAGTCCCTGCTGCTGCCGCCCCTGCTCTCGGACAGCGCGTCCCGGACATCGGCGCCCAGGCAGCCCGGGCCAGGCGAGCGCGAGCGCCCCTGGAGGGGCGTGGCCAGGGAGGACCCCAGCTTCCTGGGCGCCTTCCTAGGAGAGCTCCTCCCCAGCAGGTTCCGTGAGTTCCTGCACCAGCTCCGGGAGAAGTGCACGGACGAGGAGCCACTGAGTGAGGCCCCGCAGGGCCCCGGGGCATTTCCGGTAGGGGGTGGGCCCTGTGTCCCCGcaccccccacctccaccactcaggcTCAGAAGGATGCTAGTGTTAGCCGGGTATCTCAGAGCCCTCGCAACCTCTCCTTGACGGCGAGTCTGCCATCACCCCGAGGCAGGCCTCACTCAGTGGCTCCGGCTCCTCGTCGTCCTAGGAAGGACGTCCCCCAGCCGATGCTCACCCTGTTTCCTCCCGCATCTGGCTCCAGCATCCTCAGCACCGCAACATCAAAGGGGTGTGTTAGAGCACTGCCGGGGGGCTCCGCAGCGTCCCAACCGCTCATTCCTCCCAGACCTGTG ACACCTGCTCTGGGGTCCCTGAAGGCTGATCGCCCCCAATTCAGCACCGTCAGAAAGGCCAGCCA caGGCCCTCTGGGAAAGGCTCAGGGCCCCACAGGCCTCGCTGCCCTTTCCGGGTGCGATTTGCTGACGAGACCCTGCAGGACACCCTGCTCCGCTACTGGGAGCGCCAATGCTCAG TCACACAGAGCGTCACTGTGAACCGGAAGGCCACCCGGCCAGTGGCTTCGGAGCGGGAGTTTGGGAACATTGGAAAATGGCTACAGAGTTTGCACAAAGCCCTGTACCCTGAGGCCAAGGAGGAGACCCTGGCCAGCTCCTCATGCTGGCACTGCGCTGGCCT GCCCTCCCAGAAGACACAGGGCGACCTTTCTGAGGACACCTCCATGAACAGCAGCCTGCCTTTCTCTTCATGGAAGAAGGATGCTGCTCAGAGGCCGCGAAGGGGCCTCCAAGCCTTCTTGGACCCCCACGGCCTCCTGGAGCAG GAGTCCTTCCTTCCCAGCCTGGTGCTTCAGTCGGTCCTGAAGCAAGGCCGCCCTGAGGAGTACTCTCTCCTCTTGCCCTCCCCAACACTGCATCGAGCTCAGAGGTGA
- the C1H9orf50 gene encoding uncharacterized protein C9orf50 homolog isoform X2, which produces MFRRRPRPGAQEVAPKEPPGDGDFRRSHPRLPKLTPPPLRAAQGARGSGGSRIPRGGAAWWPEGDAEPGVGVGSPPPRLPALPTATRRAAGKRGLLQSLLLPPLLSDSASRTSAPRQPGPGERERPWRGVAREDPSFLGAFLGELLPSRFREFLHQLREKCTDEEPLSEAPQGPGAFPVGGGPCVPAPPTSTTQAQKDASVSRVSQSPRNLSLTASLPSPRGRPHSVAPAPRRPRKDVPQPMLTLFPPASGSSILSTATSKGCVRALPGGSAASQPLIPPRPVTPALGSLKADRPQFSTVRKASQPSGKGSGPHRPRCPFRVRFADETLQDTLLRYWERQCSVTQSVTVNRKATRPVASEREFGNIGKWLQSLHKALYPEAKEETLASSSCWHCAGLPSQKTQGDLSEDTSMNSSLPFSSWKKDAAQRPRRGLQAFLDPHGLLEQVGKQPCSWSQKLESFLPSLVLQSVLKQGRPEEYSLLLPSPTLHRAQR; this is translated from the exons ATGTTTCGGCGTCGCCCCCGCCCAGGGGCCCAGGAGGTGGCGCCCAAGGAGCCCCCTGGCGACGGCGACTTCCGACGGAGTCACCCGCGGCTGCCCAAGCTGACCCCGCCCCCGCTCCGAGCGGCCCAGGGCGCGCGGGGTTCCGGGGGCTCGAGGATCCCGCGGGGCGGCGCCGCGTGGTGGCCAGAAGGGGACGCCGAGCCCGGGGTGGGCGTCGGGAGCCCCCCGCCGCGCCTGCCCGCCCTGCCCACCGCGACCCGGCGAGCGGCGGGGAAGCGGGGGCTGCTGCAGTCCCTGCTGCTGCCGCCCCTGCTCTCGGACAGCGCGTCCCGGACATCGGCGCCCAGGCAGCCCGGGCCAGGCGAGCGCGAGCGCCCCTGGAGGGGCGTGGCCAGGGAGGACCCCAGCTTCCTGGGCGCCTTCCTAGGAGAGCTCCTCCCCAGCAGGTTCCGTGAGTTCCTGCACCAGCTCCGGGAGAAGTGCACGGACGAGGAGCCACTGAGTGAGGCCCCGCAGGGCCCCGGGGCATTTCCGGTAGGGGGTGGGCCCTGTGTCCCCGcaccccccacctccaccactcaggcTCAGAAGGATGCTAGTGTTAGCCGGGTATCTCAGAGCCCTCGCAACCTCTCCTTGACGGCGAGTCTGCCATCACCCCGAGGCAGGCCTCACTCAGTGGCTCCGGCTCCTCGTCGTCCTAGGAAGGACGTCCCCCAGCCGATGCTCACCCTGTTTCCTCCCGCATCTGGCTCCAGCATCCTCAGCACCGCAACATCAAAGGGGTGTGTTAGAGCACTGCCGGGGGGCTCCGCAGCGTCCCAACCGCTCATTCCTCCCAGACCTGTG ACACCTGCTCTGGGGTCCCTGAAGGCTGATCGCCCCCAATTCAGCACCGTCAGAAAGGCCAGCCA GCCCTCTGGGAAAGGCTCAGGGCCCCACAGGCCTCGCTGCCCTTTCCGGGTGCGATTTGCTGACGAGACCCTGCAGGACACCCTGCTCCGCTACTGGGAGCGCCAATGCTCAG TCACACAGAGCGTCACTGTGAACCGGAAGGCCACCCGGCCAGTGGCTTCGGAGCGGGAGTTTGGGAACATTGGAAAATGGCTACAGAGTTTGCACAAAGCCCTGTACCCTGAGGCCAAGGAGGAGACCCTGGCCAGCTCCTCATGCTGGCACTGCGCTGGCCT GCCCTCCCAGAAGACACAGGGCGACCTTTCTGAGGACACCTCCATGAACAGCAGCCTGCCTTTCTCTTCATGGAAGAAGGATGCTGCTCAGAGGCCGCGAAGGGGCCTCCAAGCCTTCTTGGACCCCCACGGCCTCCTGGAGCAGGTGGGCAAACAGCCTTGTTCCTGGAGTCAGAAGCTG GAGTCCTTCCTTCCCAGCCTGGTGCTTCAGTCGGTCCTGAAGCAAGGCCGCCCTGAGGAGTACTCTCTCCTCTTGCCCTCCCCAACACTGCATCGAGCTCAGAGGTGA
- the C1H9orf50 gene encoding uncharacterized protein C9orf50 homolog isoform X9: MFRRRPRPGAQEVAPKEPPGDGDFRRSHPRLPKLTPPPLRAAQGARGSGGSRIPRGGAAWWPEGDAEPGVGVGSPPPRLPALPTATRRAAGKRGLLQSLLLPPLLSDSASRTSAPRQPGPGERERPWRGVAREDPSFLGAFLGELLPSRFREFLHQLREKCTDEEPLSLTQWLRLLVVLGRTSPSRCSPCFLPHLAPASSAPQHQRGVLEHCRGAPQRPNRSFLPDLWPSGKGSGPHRPRCPFRVRFADETLQDTLLRYWERQCSVTQSVTVNRKATRPVASEREFGNIGKWLQSLHKALYPEAKEETLASSSCWHCAGLPSQKTQGDLSEDTSMNSSLPFSSWKKDAAQRPRRGLQAFLDPHGLLEQVGKQPCSWSQKLESFLPSLVLQSVLKQGRPEEYSLLLPSPTLHRAQR; encoded by the exons ATGTTTCGGCGTCGCCCCCGCCCAGGGGCCCAGGAGGTGGCGCCCAAGGAGCCCCCTGGCGACGGCGACTTCCGACGGAGTCACCCGCGGCTGCCCAAGCTGACCCCGCCCCCGCTCCGAGCGGCCCAGGGCGCGCGGGGTTCCGGGGGCTCGAGGATCCCGCGGGGCGGCGCCGCGTGGTGGCCAGAAGGGGACGCCGAGCCCGGGGTGGGCGTCGGGAGCCCCCCGCCGCGCCTGCCCGCCCTGCCCACCGCGACCCGGCGAGCGGCGGGGAAGCGGGGGCTGCTGCAGTCCCTGCTGCTGCCGCCCCTGCTCTCGGACAGCGCGTCCCGGACATCGGCGCCCAGGCAGCCCGGGCCAGGCGAGCGCGAGCGCCCCTGGAGGGGCGTGGCCAGGGAGGACCCCAGCTTCCTGGGCGCCTTCCTAGGAGAGCTCCTCCCCAGCAGGTTCCGTGAGTTCCTGCACCAGCTCCGGGAGAAGTGCACGGACGAGGAGCCACTGA GCCTCACTCAGTGGCTCCGGCTCCTCGTCGTCCTAGGAAGGACGTCCCCCAGCCGATGCTCACCCTGTTTCCTCCCGCATCTGGCTCCAGCATCCTCAGCACCGCAACATCAAAGGGGTGTGTTAGAGCACTGCCGGGGGGCTCCGCAGCGTCCCAACCGCTCATTCCTCCCAGACCTGTG GCCCTCTGGGAAAGGCTCAGGGCCCCACAGGCCTCGCTGCCCTTTCCGGGTGCGATTTGCTGACGAGACCCTGCAGGACACCCTGCTCCGCTACTGGGAGCGCCAATGCTCAG TCACACAGAGCGTCACTGTGAACCGGAAGGCCACCCGGCCAGTGGCTTCGGAGCGGGAGTTTGGGAACATTGGAAAATGGCTACAGAGTTTGCACAAAGCCCTGTACCCTGAGGCCAAGGAGGAGACCCTGGCCAGCTCCTCATGCTGGCACTGCGCTGGCCT GCCCTCCCAGAAGACACAGGGCGACCTTTCTGAGGACACCTCCATGAACAGCAGCCTGCCTTTCTCTTCATGGAAGAAGGATGCTGCTCAGAGGCCGCGAAGGGGCCTCCAAGCCTTCTTGGACCCCCACGGCCTCCTGGAGCAGGTGGGCAAACAGCCTTGTTCCTGGAGTCAGAAGCTG GAGTCCTTCCTTCCCAGCCTGGTGCTTCAGTCGGTCCTGAAGCAAGGCCGCCCTGAGGAGTACTCTCTCCTCTTGCCCTCCCCAACACTGCATCGAGCTCAGAGGTGA
- the C1H9orf50 gene encoding uncharacterized protein C9orf50 homolog isoform X5, giving the protein MFRRRPRPGAQEVAPKEPPGDGDFRRSHPRLPKLTPPPLRAAQGARGSGGSRIPRGGAAWWPEGDAEPGVGVGSPPPRLPALPTATRRAAGKRGLLQSLLLPPLLSDSASRTSAPRQPGPGERERPWRGVAREDPSFLGAFLGELLPSRFREFLHQLREKCTDEEPLSLTQWLRLLVVLGRTSPSRCSPCFLPHLAPASSAPQHQRGVLEHCRGAPQRPNRSFLPDLWGQSPHLQDSLTKILLQQTPALGSLKADRPQFSTVRKASQPSGKGSGPHRPRCPFRVRFADETLQDTLLRYWERQCSVTQSVTVNRKATRPVASEREFGNIGKWLQSLHKALYPEAKEETLASSSCWHCAGLPSQKTQGDLSEDTSMNSSLPFSSWKKDAAQRPRRGLQAFLDPHGLLEQVGKQPCSWSQKLESFLPSLVLQSVLKQGRPEEYSLLLPSPTLHRAQR; this is encoded by the exons ATGTTTCGGCGTCGCCCCCGCCCAGGGGCCCAGGAGGTGGCGCCCAAGGAGCCCCCTGGCGACGGCGACTTCCGACGGAGTCACCCGCGGCTGCCCAAGCTGACCCCGCCCCCGCTCCGAGCGGCCCAGGGCGCGCGGGGTTCCGGGGGCTCGAGGATCCCGCGGGGCGGCGCCGCGTGGTGGCCAGAAGGGGACGCCGAGCCCGGGGTGGGCGTCGGGAGCCCCCCGCCGCGCCTGCCCGCCCTGCCCACCGCGACCCGGCGAGCGGCGGGGAAGCGGGGGCTGCTGCAGTCCCTGCTGCTGCCGCCCCTGCTCTCGGACAGCGCGTCCCGGACATCGGCGCCCAGGCAGCCCGGGCCAGGCGAGCGCGAGCGCCCCTGGAGGGGCGTGGCCAGGGAGGACCCCAGCTTCCTGGGCGCCTTCCTAGGAGAGCTCCTCCCCAGCAGGTTCCGTGAGTTCCTGCACCAGCTCCGGGAGAAGTGCACGGACGAGGAGCCACTGA GCCTCACTCAGTGGCTCCGGCTCCTCGTCGTCCTAGGAAGGACGTCCCCCAGCCGATGCTCACCCTGTTTCCTCCCGCATCTGGCTCCAGCATCCTCAGCACCGCAACATCAAAGGGGTGTGTTAGAGCACTGCCGGGGGGCTCCGCAGCGTCCCAACCGCTCATTCCTCCCAGACCTGTG GGGCCAGTCACCTCACCTCCAGGACAGTCTTACCAAGATTTTGCTCCAACAGACACCTGCTCTGGGGTCCCTGAAGGCTGATCGCCCCCAATTCAGCACCGTCAGAAAGGCCAGCCA GCCCTCTGGGAAAGGCTCAGGGCCCCACAGGCCTCGCTGCCCTTTCCGGGTGCGATTTGCTGACGAGACCCTGCAGGACACCCTGCTCCGCTACTGGGAGCGCCAATGCTCAG TCACACAGAGCGTCACTGTGAACCGGAAGGCCACCCGGCCAGTGGCTTCGGAGCGGGAGTTTGGGAACATTGGAAAATGGCTACAGAGTTTGCACAAAGCCCTGTACCCTGAGGCCAAGGAGGAGACCCTGGCCAGCTCCTCATGCTGGCACTGCGCTGGCCT GCCCTCCCAGAAGACACAGGGCGACCTTTCTGAGGACACCTCCATGAACAGCAGCCTGCCTTTCTCTTCATGGAAGAAGGATGCTGCTCAGAGGCCGCGAAGGGGCCTCCAAGCCTTCTTGGACCCCCACGGCCTCCTGGAGCAGGTGGGCAAACAGCCTTGTTCCTGGAGTCAGAAGCTG GAGTCCTTCCTTCCCAGCCTGGTGCTTCAGTCGGTCCTGAAGCAAGGCCGCCCTGAGGAGTACTCTCTCCTCTTGCCCTCCCCAACACTGCATCGAGCTCAGAGGTGA
- the C1H9orf50 gene encoding uncharacterized protein C9orf50 homolog isoform X15: MFRRRPRPGAQEVAPKEPPGDGDFRRSHPRLPKLTPPPLRAAQGARGSGGSRIPRGGAAWWPEGDAEPGVGVGSPPPRLPALPTATRRAAGKRGLLQSLLLPPLLSDSASRTSAPRQPGPGERERPWRGVAREDPSFLGAFLGELLPSRFREFLHQLREKCTDEEPLTSSAPQHQRGVLEHCRGAPQRPNRSFLPDLWGQSPHLQDSLTKILLQQTPALGSLKADRPQFSTVRKASHRPSGKGSGPHRPRCPFRVRFADETLQDTLLRYWERQCSVTQSVTVNRKATRPVASEREFGNIGKWLQSLHKALYPEAKEETLASSSCWHCAGLPSQKTQGDLSEDTSMNSSLPFSSWKKDAAQRPRRGLQAFLDPHGLLEQESFLPSLVLQSVLKQGRPEEYSLLLPSPTLHRAQR; this comes from the exons ATGTTTCGGCGTCGCCCCCGCCCAGGGGCCCAGGAGGTGGCGCCCAAGGAGCCCCCTGGCGACGGCGACTTCCGACGGAGTCACCCGCGGCTGCCCAAGCTGACCCCGCCCCCGCTCCGAGCGGCCCAGGGCGCGCGGGGTTCCGGGGGCTCGAGGATCCCGCGGGGCGGCGCCGCGTGGTGGCCAGAAGGGGACGCCGAGCCCGGGGTGGGCGTCGGGAGCCCCCCGCCGCGCCTGCCCGCCCTGCCCACCGCGACCCGGCGAGCGGCGGGGAAGCGGGGGCTGCTGCAGTCCCTGCTGCTGCCGCCCCTGCTCTCGGACAGCGCGTCCCGGACATCGGCGCCCAGGCAGCCCGGGCCAGGCGAGCGCGAGCGCCCCTGGAGGGGCGTGGCCAGGGAGGACCCCAGCTTCCTGGGCGCCTTCCTAGGAGAGCTCCTCCCCAGCAGGTTCCGTGAGTTCCTGCACCAGCTCCGGGAGAAGTGCACGGACGAGGAGCCACTGA CATCCTCAGCACCGCAACATCAAAGGGGTGTGTTAGAGCACTGCCGGGGGGCTCCGCAGCGTCCCAACCGCTCATTCCTCCCAGACCTGTG GGGCCAGTCACCTCACCTCCAGGACAGTCTTACCAAGATTTTGCTCCAACAGACACCTGCTCTGGGGTCCCTGAAGGCTGATCGCCCCCAATTCAGCACCGTCAGAAAGGCCAGCCA caGGCCCTCTGGGAAAGGCTCAGGGCCCCACAGGCCTCGCTGCCCTTTCCGGGTGCGATTTGCTGACGAGACCCTGCAGGACACCCTGCTCCGCTACTGGGAGCGCCAATGCTCAG TCACACAGAGCGTCACTGTGAACCGGAAGGCCACCCGGCCAGTGGCTTCGGAGCGGGAGTTTGGGAACATTGGAAAATGGCTACAGAGTTTGCACAAAGCCCTGTACCCTGAGGCCAAGGAGGAGACCCTGGCCAGCTCCTCATGCTGGCACTGCGCTGGCCT GCCCTCCCAGAAGACACAGGGCGACCTTTCTGAGGACACCTCCATGAACAGCAGCCTGCCTTTCTCTTCATGGAAGAAGGATGCTGCTCAGAGGCCGCGAAGGGGCCTCCAAGCCTTCTTGGACCCCCACGGCCTCCTGGAGCAG GAGTCCTTCCTTCCCAGCCTGGTGCTTCAGTCGGTCCTGAAGCAAGGCCGCCCTGAGGAGTACTCTCTCCTCTTGCCCTCCCCAACACTGCATCGAGCTCAGAGGTGA
- the C1H9orf50 gene encoding uncharacterized protein C9orf50 homolog isoform X12: MFRRRPRPGAQEVAPKEPPGDGDFRRSHPRLPKLTPPPLRAAQGARGSGGSRIPRGGAAWWPEGDAEPGVGVGSPPPRLPALPTATRRAAGKRGLLQSLLLPPLLSDSASRTSAPRQPGPGERERPWRGVAREDPSFLGAFLGELLPSRFREFLHQLREKCTDEEPLTSSAPQHQRGVLEHCRGAPQRPNRSFLPDLCRPSGKGSGPHRPRCPFRVRFADETLQDTLLRYWERQCSVTQSVTVNRKATRPVASEREFGNIGKWLQSLHKALYPEAKEETLASSSCWHCAGLPSQKTQGDLSEDTSMNSSLPFSSWKKDAAQRPRRGLQAFLDPHGLLEQVGKQPCSWSQKLESFLPSLVLQSVLKQGRPEEYSLLLPSPTLHRAQR; the protein is encoded by the exons ATGTTTCGGCGTCGCCCCCGCCCAGGGGCCCAGGAGGTGGCGCCCAAGGAGCCCCCTGGCGACGGCGACTTCCGACGGAGTCACCCGCGGCTGCCCAAGCTGACCCCGCCCCCGCTCCGAGCGGCCCAGGGCGCGCGGGGTTCCGGGGGCTCGAGGATCCCGCGGGGCGGCGCCGCGTGGTGGCCAGAAGGGGACGCCGAGCCCGGGGTGGGCGTCGGGAGCCCCCCGCCGCGCCTGCCCGCCCTGCCCACCGCGACCCGGCGAGCGGCGGGGAAGCGGGGGCTGCTGCAGTCCCTGCTGCTGCCGCCCCTGCTCTCGGACAGCGCGTCCCGGACATCGGCGCCCAGGCAGCCCGGGCCAGGCGAGCGCGAGCGCCCCTGGAGGGGCGTGGCCAGGGAGGACCCCAGCTTCCTGGGCGCCTTCCTAGGAGAGCTCCTCCCCAGCAGGTTCCGTGAGTTCCTGCACCAGCTCCGGGAGAAGTGCACGGACGAGGAGCCACTGA CATCCTCAGCACCGCAACATCAAAGGGGTGTGTTAGAGCACTGCCGGGGGGCTCCGCAGCGTCCCAACCGCTCATTCCTCCCAGACCTGTG caGGCCCTCTGGGAAAGGCTCAGGGCCCCACAGGCCTCGCTGCCCTTTCCGGGTGCGATTTGCTGACGAGACCCTGCAGGACACCCTGCTCCGCTACTGGGAGCGCCAATGCTCAG TCACACAGAGCGTCACTGTGAACCGGAAGGCCACCCGGCCAGTGGCTTCGGAGCGGGAGTTTGGGAACATTGGAAAATGGCTACAGAGTTTGCACAAAGCCCTGTACCCTGAGGCCAAGGAGGAGACCCTGGCCAGCTCCTCATGCTGGCACTGCGCTGGCCT GCCCTCCCAGAAGACACAGGGCGACCTTTCTGAGGACACCTCCATGAACAGCAGCCTGCCTTTCTCTTCATGGAAGAAGGATGCTGCTCAGAGGCCGCGAAGGGGCCTCCAAGCCTTCTTGGACCCCCACGGCCTCCTGGAGCAGGTGGGCAAACAGCCTTGTTCCTGGAGTCAGAAGCTG GAGTCCTTCCTTCCCAGCCTGGTGCTTCAGTCGGTCCTGAAGCAAGGCCGCCCTGAGGAGTACTCTCTCCTCTTGCCCTCCCCAACACTGCATCGAGCTCAGAGGTGA
- the C1H9orf50 gene encoding uncharacterized protein C9orf50 homolog isoform X7: MFRRRPRPGAQEVAPKEPPGDGDFRRSHPRLPKLTPPPLRAAQGARGSGGSRIPRGGAAWWPEGDAEPGVGVGSPPPRLPALPTATRRAAGKRGLLQSLLLPPLLSDSASRTSAPRQPGPGERERPWRGVAREDPSFLGAFLGELLPSRFREFLHQLREKCTDEEPLTSSAPQHQRGVLEHCRGAPQRPNRSFLPDLWGQSPHLQDSLTKILLQQTPALGSLKADRPQFSTVRKASHRPSGKGSGPHRPRCPFRVRFADETLQDTLLRYWERQCSVTQSVTVNRKATRPVASEREFGNIGKWLQSLHKALYPEAKEETLASSSCWHCAGLPSQKTQGDLSEDTSMNSSLPFSSWKKDAAQRPRRGLQAFLDPHGLLEQVGKQPCSWSQKLESFLPSLVLQSVLKQGRPEEYSLLLPSPTLHRAQR; this comes from the exons ATGTTTCGGCGTCGCCCCCGCCCAGGGGCCCAGGAGGTGGCGCCCAAGGAGCCCCCTGGCGACGGCGACTTCCGACGGAGTCACCCGCGGCTGCCCAAGCTGACCCCGCCCCCGCTCCGAGCGGCCCAGGGCGCGCGGGGTTCCGGGGGCTCGAGGATCCCGCGGGGCGGCGCCGCGTGGTGGCCAGAAGGGGACGCCGAGCCCGGGGTGGGCGTCGGGAGCCCCCCGCCGCGCCTGCCCGCCCTGCCCACCGCGACCCGGCGAGCGGCGGGGAAGCGGGGGCTGCTGCAGTCCCTGCTGCTGCCGCCCCTGCTCTCGGACAGCGCGTCCCGGACATCGGCGCCCAGGCAGCCCGGGCCAGGCGAGCGCGAGCGCCCCTGGAGGGGCGTGGCCAGGGAGGACCCCAGCTTCCTGGGCGCCTTCCTAGGAGAGCTCCTCCCCAGCAGGTTCCGTGAGTTCCTGCACCAGCTCCGGGAGAAGTGCACGGACGAGGAGCCACTGA CATCCTCAGCACCGCAACATCAAAGGGGTGTGTTAGAGCACTGCCGGGGGGCTCCGCAGCGTCCCAACCGCTCATTCCTCCCAGACCTGTG GGGCCAGTCACCTCACCTCCAGGACAGTCTTACCAAGATTTTGCTCCAACAGACACCTGCTCTGGGGTCCCTGAAGGCTGATCGCCCCCAATTCAGCACCGTCAGAAAGGCCAGCCA caGGCCCTCTGGGAAAGGCTCAGGGCCCCACAGGCCTCGCTGCCCTTTCCGGGTGCGATTTGCTGACGAGACCCTGCAGGACACCCTGCTCCGCTACTGGGAGCGCCAATGCTCAG TCACACAGAGCGTCACTGTGAACCGGAAGGCCACCCGGCCAGTGGCTTCGGAGCGGGAGTTTGGGAACATTGGAAAATGGCTACAGAGTTTGCACAAAGCCCTGTACCCTGAGGCCAAGGAGGAGACCCTGGCCAGCTCCTCATGCTGGCACTGCGCTGGCCT GCCCTCCCAGAAGACACAGGGCGACCTTTCTGAGGACACCTCCATGAACAGCAGCCTGCCTTTCTCTTCATGGAAGAAGGATGCTGCTCAGAGGCCGCGAAGGGGCCTCCAAGCCTTCTTGGACCCCCACGGCCTCCTGGAGCAGGTGGGCAAACAGCCTTGTTCCTGGAGTCAGAAGCTG GAGTCCTTCCTTCCCAGCCTGGTGCTTCAGTCGGTCCTGAAGCAAGGCCGCCCTGAGGAGTACTCTCTCCTCTTGCCCTCCCCAACACTGCATCGAGCTCAGAGGTGA